A region from the Eublepharis macularius isolate TG4126 chromosome 13, MPM_Emac_v1.0, whole genome shotgun sequence genome encodes:
- the DRP2 gene encoding dystrophin-related protein 2: protein MQPMVMQGCSFTLPRCHEWHTAGQPRRNSTSHTQSQVKTAQDGPVPACVSQEPPNGAVGPQMPLEMNLCWNEIKKKSHSLRARLEAFSDHSGKLQVPLQEIIDWLSQKDEELSAQLPLRGDVVLVQQEKERHATFMEEVKSRGPYVYSVLESAQAFLTQHPFEEVEESNPNNKDASPRQRIQNVSRFVWKQATVASELWEKLTARCVDQHRHIERTLEQLLEIKGTMEELSITLNQAESMRETWEPIGDLFIDSLPEHIQATKLFKEELSPVKDGVKLVNDLAHQLAISDVHLSMENSRALEQINTRWKQLQVSVNDRLKHLQDAHRDFGPGSQHFLSSSVQVPWERAISPNKVPYYINHQAQTTCWDHPKMTELYQTLADLNNIKFSAYRTAMKLRRVQKALRLDMVTLPTALEVFNEHELQPSDHVMDVVEVIHCLTALYERLEEERGILVNIPLCVDMTLNWLLNVFDSGRSGKMRALSFKTGIACLCGTEVKEKFQYLFSQMANASGLCDQRHLGLLLHEAIQVPRQLGEVAAFGGSNVEPSVRSCFRFSNGKPAIEAAQFLEWANLEPQSMVWLAVLHRVTIAEQVKHQTKCSVCRQCPIKGFRYRSLKQFNVDICQTCFLTGRASKGNKLHYPIMEYYTPTTSSENMRDFATTLKNKFRTKQYFSKHPQRGYLPVQSVLEADFIETPASSPMLPHADTHSRIEHFASRLAEMESQNSSFYNDSLSPDDSLDEDQYLLRHSSPITDREPVCSQQAQDGSNTDDKGELEKILAHLEDENRVLQGELKRLKWQHEEAAESAEGAPESAQDPHNEELLAEARILRQHKSRLETRMQILEDHNKQLESQLQRLRELLLQPPADSKGDGSTASSLASSPHPSEETQPTEKEISTPNTETTDEVEVSAQDVSLCLEDIMEKLRNAFPNSGGQRPHPLAFLKKSFKLS, encoded by the exons GGCACGTCTGGAGGCCTTCTCAGACCACAGTGGCAAGCTGCAGGTCCCCTTGCAGGAGATCATTGACTGGCTCAGCCAGAAAGATGAAGAGCTCTCAGCACAGCTTCCGCTCCGGGGAGACGTCGTCCTGgtgcagcaggaaaaggagaggcatGCA ACATTCATGGAAGAAGTGAAGTCTCGCGGCCCGTACGTTTACTCTGTCCTGGAATCGGCTCAAGCCTTCCTCACGCAGCACCCGTTTGAAGAAGTGGAGGAATCCAATCCTAACAATAAAG ATGCCTCCCCGAGACAGCGGATCCAGAACGTCAGCCGCTTTGTGTGGAAGCAGGCGACTGTCGCCAGTGAGCTGTGGGAGAAGCTCACCGCCCGCTGCGTTGACCAGCACCGCCACATTGAACGAACCCTGGAGCAGCTGCTGGAGATCAAAGGCACCATGGAAGAGCTTAGCATCACCCTCAACCAAGCGGAGAGCATGCGAGAGACTTGGGAACCCATCGGTGACCTCTTCATTGACTCTTTGCCAGAACATATCCAAGCCACCAAG CTGTTTAAAGAGGAGCTCTCCCCGGTGAAAGACGGAGTGAAGCTTGTGAATGACCTGGCCCATCAGCTGGCTATCTCAGACGTCCACTTGTCCATGGAGAATTCTCGTGCTCTGGAACAAATCAACACACGCTGGAAACAGCTGCAG GTCTCTGTCAATGACCGGCTGAAACACCTCCAAGATGCACATCGGGACTTTGGGCCGGGGTCACAGCACTTCCTATCAA GCTCAGTCCAGGTCCCCTGGGAAAGAGCAATTTCTCCTAATAAAGTCCCATACTACATCAA CCACCAGGCACAGACAACATGCTGGGACCATCCCAAGATGACAGAGCTGTACCAAACATTGG ctgaTCTGAACAACATCAAATTCTCTGCTTATCGTACAGCCATGAAGTTGCGACGTGTGCAGAAAGCCCTGAGAT TGGACATGGTGACCCTGCCGACCGCCTTGGAGGTCTTCAATGAACACGAGTTGCAGCCCAGTGACCATGTGATGGACGTGGTCGAGGTGATCCACTGCTTGACTGCCCTCTATGAGAggctggaggaggagaggggcatCCTTGTGAACATCCCCCTCTGTGTGGACATGACCCTCAACTGGCTGCTCAATGTTTTTGACAG TGGACGCAGTGGAAAGATGCGGGCGCTCTCCTTCAAGACAGGCATAGCATGTCTGTGTGGCACAGAGGTGAAGGAAAAATTCCAGT ACCTTTTCAGCCAAATGGCCAATGCTAGCGGGCTGTGTGATCAGCGGCATCTTGGTCTGTTGCTCCACGAAGCCATCCAGGTTCCACGGCAGCTGGGAGAGGTGGCGGCCTTTGGCGGAAGCAACGTAGAGCCCAGTGTCCGCAGCTGTTTCCGCTTT aGTAATGGAAAACCAGCGATCGAGGCTGCTCAGTTCCTGGAATGGGCGAACCTTGAGCCGCAGTCCATGGTATGGCTGGCAGTTCTGCACCGGGTGACCATCGCTGAGCAAGTGAAGCACCAGACCAAGTGCTCCGTTTGCCGGCAGTGCCCAATCAAAGGCTTCAG ATACCGAAGCCTAAAACAATTCAATGTGGACATCTGTCAGACCTGTTTCTTGACAGGACGAGCCAGTAAAGGCAACAAGCTGCATTATCCCATTATGGAGTACTACACGCCG ACCACATCTAGTGAAAACATGAGAGACTTTGCCACCACTCTGAAAAACAAGTTCCGGACCAAGCAGTATTTCAGCAAACATCCTCAGAGAGGCTATCTGCCAGTCCAATCCGTGTTGGAGGCCGACTTCATTGAAAC GCCAGCTTCCTCTCCCATGCTGCCTCATGCTGACACCCATTCTCGGATTGAGCACTTTGCAAGCAG GCTTGCTGAAATGGAAAGCCAGAATTCCTCTTTTTACAATGACAGCCTTTCTCCAGATGACAGCTT GGATGAAGACCAGTACCTTCTACGCCATTCCAGCCCCATCACAGACAGGGAACCTGTCTGCAGCCAGCAGGCCCAAGACGGCTCCAACACAGACGACAAAGGCGAACTGGAGAAAATCCTGGCCCATCTGGAGGATGAAAACAG GGTTCTCCAGGGAGAACTGAAGCGCCTGAAATGGCAGCACGAGGAGGCAGCAGAGTCGGCAGAAGGTGCACCAGAATCGGCGCAGGATCCGCACAATGAAGAGCTGCTGGCAGAAGCCCGGATCCTTCGACAGCACAAGAGCCGCCTGGAGACCCGTATGCAGATCTTAGAAGACCACAACAAGCAGTTGGAGTCTCAGTTGCAGCGCCTGAGGGAGCTGCTTctgcag CCACCAGCAGATTCCAAAGGAGACGGTTCTACTGCCTCATCCTTGGCATCTTCTCCCCACCCGTCAGAGGAGACTCAGCCCACAGAAAAAGAAATCAGCACTCCCAACACGGAAACAACAG aCGAGGTGGAGGTGAGTGCTCAGGATGTCAGCCTGTGTCTGGAGGATATTATGGAGAAGCTGCGGAATGCCTTCCCCAACTCTGGAG GGCAAAGACCACATCCTCTGGCCTTCCTGAAGAAGTCTTTCAAGTTGTCATAG